A single Hylaeus volcanicus isolate JK05 unplaced genomic scaffold, UHH_iyHylVolc1.0_haploid 12221, whole genome shotgun sequence DNA region contains:
- the LOC128883138 gene encoding uncharacterized protein LOC128883138, giving the protein MKLLHSSDTVSVPDDVTVSVKSRVVTVEGKYGKLVHAFKHIPVDLKLTNNNKLIKVEMWFSTSTQRACIRTLCSHIKNMIIGVSKKFQYKMRLVYAHFPINATITNDSSCLEVRNFMGEKKLRKINLLPGVTVDKSKDVKDELILTGINIDTVSRSAALIHQSTLVREKDIRKFLDGIYVSEKTTVEAM; this is encoded by the exons ATGAAGCTTCTTCATAGCAGTGATACAGTCTCTGTTCCTGACGAtg TCACCGTTAGTGTGAAATCTCGAGTGGTTACAGTTGAAGGGAAGTATGGAAAACTCGTTCATGCGTTCAAGCATATTCCTGTTGATTTAAAGCtgacgaataataataagctTATTAAAGTTGAAATGTGGTTCTCAACTTCAACTCAAAGAGCGTGTATCCGAACACTATGTAGTCATATCAAAAATATGATTATTGGTGTATCGAAGAAATTCCAATATAAAATGCGTCTAGTCTATGCTCACTTTCCCATTAATGCCACTATAACTAATGACAGCTCATGTTTGGAAGTACGCAACTTTATgggagaaaagaaattaagaaaa ATTAATTTACTCCCTGGCGTCACTGTTGACAAATCTAAAGATGTAAAAGACGAGTTGATTTTAACaggaataaatattgacactGTTTCACGTTCAG cgGCTCTTATTCATCAATCCACTTTAGTGCGGGAGAAAGATATTAGAAAGTTCCTTGATGGTATCTATGTTTCTGAAAAGACTACAGTGGAGGccatgtaa
- the LOC128883578 gene encoding uncharacterized protein LOC128883578: MTDATSLPQNEQHELLCTYASLILFDEKITVSAENITKLIQASGATVEPYLPMLFSRALGQCNIKDLLMSAGSTSASNNSSVPSSDAVSNDKVTEEVKEEEKEEEEEDMGFSLFD, encoded by the exons atgaccGATGCTACAAGTTTACCTCAAAATGAACAACATGAGTTATTGTGCACATATGCATCACTTATTctttttgatgaaaaaataaCAGTGTCCGCCGAGAATATCACAAAACTCATTCAAGCAAGTGGTGCAACAGTGGAACCGTATTTACCTATGCTTTTTTCTCGAGCTTTAGGTCAATGTAACATTAA GGATTTACTCATGTCTGCAGGATCCACTAGTGCCTCAAACAATTCTTCAGTTCCATCCTCTGATGCTGTATCAAATGACAAGGTGACAGAAGAagtgaaagaagaagaaaaagaagaagaggaagaagataTGGGATTTTCACTTTTTGATTAA
- the LOC128883478 gene encoding uncharacterized protein LOC128883478 isoform X1, with protein sequence MELCQPKSSIELDMPNMIDHTTYEAFGEETLLSTTKDTPSSTPMETELGCQLEDHEKMFYSKNNMMDSSDVNGIDFPSPSNDIKGDHLTPTEETSKKLELSLDELIQQKHVKHWNTQRETRKSLVKQHGGARYHMDLNNGRSTGYQKKPSLVRKPPGIHGPSSKINFFHSSVLPYHGSNRSFHRMTLPHSKYLQGNTNDSMQSSSIFLNSNESSLPHFSSAALNLPYRISLRNATRLNHSISKSLFPPPHPDATLFPKSRNSNRFVQSRCSHSSFNPYGSCASVTPSYVDPLVLAEDFALAEVEISYPPPIEEGTDPSLVNSLIVKFKNTNVLTIRKASGDMILSSGGWKTLSTQLVLNHALKPLGLWIETKPTTNVFNSTELNDATKDVCMDSSEEKVNDKTLTPNYKKLPRSQQWVVMNGKFFVTNFHDDMVIGQIGVTHRSQLMARASVVAQHLKQIKNNALLRSNFTRNKNIPV encoded by the exons ATGGAACTTTGTCAGCCGAAAAGTTCTATTGAATTAGATATGCCAAATATGATAGATCACACGACATATGAGGCATTTGGTGAAGAAACACTTTTATCTACTACTAAAGATACACCCTCTAGTACACCTATGGAAACTGAATTGGGTTGTCAATTGGAAGatcatgaaaaaatgttttatagtAAAAACAATATGATGGATTCTTCAGATGTAAACGGTATTGATTTTCCTTCACCTTCGAATGATATCAAAGGAGATCACTTAACTCCAACTGAAGAAACATCGAAAAAATTGGAACTCAGCTTGGATGaattaattcaacaaaaaCATGTTAAACATTGGAATACACAACGTGAAACTCGCAAAAGTTTAGTAAAACAACATGGCGGTGCACGTTATCATATGGATTTGAATAACGGTAGGAGTACTGGTTATCAAAAAAAGCCTAGTCTTGTACGAAAACCACCTGGAATCCATGGACCTtcttccaaaataaattttttccatTCCAGTGTTTTACCCTATCATGGTTCAAATCGTTCTTTTCATCGAATGACGTTACCTCATTCAAAATATCTACAAGGCAATACAAATGATTCAATGCAATCTTCATCTATTTTTCTCAATTCTAATGAGTCATCTCTGCCTCATTTTTCTAGTGCCGCCCTCAATTTACCATATCGCATCTCTTTACGTAATGCAACTCGTTTAAATCATTCTATTAGTAAAAGTTTGTTTCCCCCACCTCATCCGg aTGCAACATTATTCCCCAAATCAAGAAACAGTAACCGTTTTGTACAATCCCGATGTTCTCATAGCTCTTTTAACCCTTATGGTTCATGTGCTTCAGTAACGCCTTCGTATGTGGATCCACTCGTTCTAGCAGAGGATTTCGCTTTAGCAGAAGTGGAAATTTCATATCCTCCACCAATTGAAGAAGGAACCGATCCTTCTTTAGTCAATTCTCTTATCGTTAAGTTTAAAAACACAAATGTTTTAACTATACGAAAAGCATCGGGAGATATG ATTCTTAGTTCGGGCGGTTGGAAAACCCTCTCCACTCAATTGGTTTTAAATCATGCTCTTAAACCTCTTGGACTTTGG ATTGAAACTAAACCAAcaacaaatgttttcaattcaACTGAATTAAATGATGCGACCAAAGATGTGTGTATGGATTCGAGTGAGGAAAAAGTGAACGACAAAACCTTAACAccaaattacaaaaaattgcCTCGTTCACAACAATGGGTTGTAATGAATGGTAAattttttgtaacaaattttcacgATGATATG GTTATTGGTCAAATAGGAGTCACTCATCGTTCTCAACTTATGGCTCGTGCAAGTGTTGTGGCACAACATTTaaagcaaattaaaaataacgcgTTACTGCGTTCGAATTTcacaagaaacaaaaatattccagtttga
- the LOC128883462 gene encoding uncharacterized protein LOC128883462, with protein sequence MDARIELRKKDFKKTFDNPRRRREEQQVQIRKQNREARLSKKRQAALEDLPETNVTEMDGGVTLSVEDIPRMALQVMSDDGAQQLEGAQNFRKLLSIAKNPPIKEVIQSGVTPRLVELLQDDSRPDVQFQAAWALTNIASGTQEQTQVVVKHGAVPIFVRLLSSNKWDVREQAIWALGNIAGDCHTCRDLVFQEGALEPLLHQLKICLNYKQHGAASNEVYDQIKPTMLTNATWTLSNLCRGKPRCQLQWIAPALPILKELIYLNDTEVLADACWALSYLSEGNDEQSSNAIGMILGAGVASRLVQLLQHSSQNVQTPALRAVGNIVSGNDQQTETMIVSGCISALKALLTRAKKTLVRKETCWTISNITAGNRSQIQAVIDEGLIPLLVEMHPHADSEVKKEIGWALANAASGASAIQVQYLVEVKVIPPLCKSLNVGDDSSLVGAALEALLNILSVGKQLQQEINSSENPYAVLVEEANAYPLLEQLQYAPVNSKEYILAMKIMTTYLSFEEDDDEQNHTNAESYEQFGQGTTDATIRNNQSTPTGAFNFTD encoded by the exons ATGGACGCACGAATAGAGCTGCGTAAAAAAGACtttaaaaaaacctttgaTAACCCACGTCGTCGACGCGAAGAACAGCAAGTCCAAATTCGTAAACAAAATCGCGAAGCACGGTTATCAAAAAAAAGACAAGCTGCATTAGAAGATCTTCCTGAAACCAATGTAACAGAAATGGATGGTGGTGTAACGCTGTCAGTTGAAGACATTCCACGTATGGCGTTACAAGTGATGAGTGATGATGGAGCTCAACAGCTTGAAGGGGCACAaaactttcgaaaattattatccATTGCTAAAAATCCTCctattaaagaagttattCAATCTGGTGTCACACCGCGTTTGGTCGAATTATTACAAGATGATTCACGACCTGATGTTCAATTTCAAGCAGCGTGGGCATTAACGAACATTGCTTCTGGTACACAAGAACAAACACAAGTGGTTGTGAAACATGGAGCAGTTCCTATTTTCGTTCGTCTTTTATCTTCAAATAAATGGGATGTACGAGAACAAGCTATTTGGGCTCTAGGAAATATTGCAGGGGATTGTCATACCTGTCGAGATTTGGTTTTCCAAGAAGGAGCTTTAGAGCCACTTTTGCatcaattaaaaatctgtttaaattataaacagcATGGAGCAGCTTCAAATGAAGTGTATGATCAAATCAAACCAACTATGTTAACCAATGCTACATGGactttatcaaatttatgtCGAGGAAAACCTCGTTGTCAACTTCAATGGATTGCCCCTGCTTTACCAATacttaaagaattaatttatttaaatgatacagaa GTTTTAGCTGATGCTTGCTGGGCTTTATCTTATTTATCGGAAGGTAATGATGAACAATCTTCGAATGCTATTGGAATGATTCTTGGAGCGGGTGTGGCTTCCCGTTTAGTACAATTACTTCAACATTCTTCGCAAAATGTTCAAACACCTGCACTGCGAGCTGTCGGTAATATTGTATCAg GCAATGATCAACAAACTGAAACAATGATTGTTTCGGGTTGTATTTCTGCTTTGAAAGCATTATTAACTAGAGCTAAAAAAACATTagttcgaaaagaaacatgttGGACTATTTCGAATATTACTGCAGGAAATCGTAGTCAAATACAAGCTGTTATTGATGAGGGTCTTATACCTCTACTTGTTGAGATGCACCCTCATGCAGATTCTgaagtgaaaaaagaaataggatGGGCGTTAGCCAATGCTGCATCGGGTGCAAGTGCTattcaa GTTCAATATCTTGTTGAAGTGAAAGTTATTCCTCCTCTATGTAAATCACTAAATGTTGGAGATGATTCCAGTCTTGTGGGAGCGGCTTTGGAAGcgcttttaaatattctttctgtTGGAAAACAATTACAGCAAGAAATTAACTCGAGTGAAAATCCCTACGCTGTTCTAGTCGAAGAA GCCAATGCTTATCCTTTATTAGAGCAATTACAATATGCCCCTGTGAattcaaaagaatatatattg GCAATGAAAATCATGACAACGTATTTATCTTTTGAAGAAGATGATGATGAACAAAATCATACAAACGCAGAATCTTATGAGCAATTTGGGCAAGGAACCACAGATGCAACCATAAGAAATAATCAAAGTACTCCTACAGGTGCATTCAATTTTACTGattaa
- the LOC128883477 gene encoding uncharacterized protein LOC128883477, with product MVPAGHLFPNNKPLCTVENETYENTAMDPSFSAFHPTSNQERTLTENSSFECDSQNTHFLQDIRKTCERSLHPNCSFQQEHLLTKASNCSIDSDHSFLKNEEQNNSPSQILKNHLKRPSPSVADKPLFKFLHEQTPHETLNVSNQSFNRSEEGSKQVLHICETTIRCNSPFLEKKSCRTSHETEALTCSDTNRLKTQTTSPIPTCHTLENDSSEAKNTNSLYDISQHTTFASHYPLTASTSIDVISLGNKNSIAGRNFEESRCHTVSDEFRVHVEQTGDTTCQINNSALLKQMVACSDKADDKKLLSNCNESSHVPYQHILPPSCNTSSVVNVYDACRSSYEESSNPTVTFPPHPFPTNSLLDFNEYMYQSYGPSFSLAAQDALKNTVLKSDVHCHESPTLTESHPSSTCLPYVLDSFHDSKHLIDRHERTKDASSLLQCDSNKTFKASCGPNKFFSLPMNENVCSWSNKRPRGRPRKYPLNDMSKKSLEDEMSSLDATAHPTNALEENTTVSFKTKLDSLHSCNEALGQKSSSQFDSSLFSFSKHLYKKAFRCLQSLRDLQHTACSESLQQLEAFPSQDDISEEYVALGGPFTNLAIALSIQEEHSLLLKPTQFQTCQDASSTILQRFKHSIQQLAVNLTASFVWSSFDSRIPVRDIAASRYHLIALLNDSRVFVYRHKTHPLVTSRVNEWEHVEILDNCAIVSVRIASANLPEDWREKYHSIKRLEIIKSIRQKLQLNNIAFPSNVTISSNDITMEELRFFIEHDPQGILCCPTASFNPDWLPDPFVIAALDRCGTVRIAKCFGFFNYPIVQKVAVNSPLHNLTPLQGHPTLPNTTLNQDSYNNNNYFIPFLSQPFPNSLLNDTDINVYSDGFENFSYSIIKNLVAVNHLEKQIKLSVPLEKLDEHGDTQKVVAEVQEIALAELTEDSLLCSEGSSPEVAMILYALAKDEHSAFVKGKNLYIRFKNFPTGPTKIYCGPLGHCGSVLLADGTVWMWTAKEKLNGSSEDKLGVLIYQVQGSLQKKVVIDVVGIGADFLALTTDGVVHEWNCYDPYISKRLKDTTIPQSVFRPKIPEPIELTPTFQKKLLERRVIHDFIYKIGTFSSGDPQASHLTSSQTQPDSVDTCTVSEPSLSTFDYDLMHSSGFQKKEQNLNTTGPQKSNENTDVSNNVNNATKENFFDAFLPPPLPSETRNYLLCEKKKLSSRNENKSIDDNSYMKENNWDLTDYTSEAILEKRRQYEIKNRYLKVQDIQRNTPDLIERIFLMEGVTFFLRGSSCQYSYILNDLGSYRSGKYERWRDVFSSGENKIFNKNHAECFLRTFNHLGKPLSTNPVVLARLKLKTTENHIDQQLREELRTMADARPPTYRVVCSPTSLLVGILRRFNFTAEARQRIFQPLPVLVAAHNPNLYVEAFSGVRLEGFHLPLLSKTSLSPTTSFNNDMGSMYYNDSDDGDDQGSIMTGRKIMQRRGRGRVGRPRGSRSSQRTSLSSQRQRGSHSNKILTNNVIDSSKDITRGDALSLAEPTPELRKKHRNESDSHVDDVQPQFLSTKFPTNEKKTE from the exons ATGGTTCCTGCAGGTCATTTATTCCCCAATAATAAGCCGTTATGTAccgttgaaaatgaaacgtatGAAAATACTGCAATGGACCCATCTTTTAGTGCCTTCCATCCTACTTCCAATCAAGAAAGAACGCTGACGGAAAATTCGTCTTTCGAGTGCGATTCGCAGAACACACATTTTCTTCAGGATATTCGAAAAACATGTGAGAGGTCTTTGCATCCGAATTGCTCTTTTCAACAAG AACATTTGTTAACAAAAGCGTCAAATTGTTCAATTGATTCTGACCACTCCTTTTTAAAGAatgaagaacaaaataatagtCCTTcgcaaattttaaaaaatcatctTAAGCGTCCTTCGCCGTCCGTTGCGGATAAGCCATTATTCAAGTTTTTACATGAACAAACACCACATGAGACTTTGAACGTATCGAATCAATCTTTTAATCGATCTGAAGAGGGATCCAAGCAAGTGCTGCATATATGTGAAACGACGATTCGCTGCAATAGTCcgtttcttgaaaaaaaatcttgtCGTACCTCACATGAAACAGAAGCTTTGACGTGCTCTGATACAAATCGACTCAAAACTCAAACAACAAGCCCTATACCAACTTGTCATACCTTGGAAAACGATTCTTCAGAAgctaaaaatacaaattcacTTTACGACATATCGCAACACACAACTTTTGCTTCTCATTATCCTTTAACAGCTTCAACATCAATAGATGTCATTTCAttaggaaacaaaaattcgattgctggaagaaattttgaagaaagtcGTTGCCACACAGTATCAGACGAATTCCGAGTTCACGTGGAACAAACCGGAGATACAACTTGTCAAATCAATAATTCAGCATTGTTAAAACAAATGGTGGCTTGCTCTGATAAGGCAGATgacaagaaattattatctaaTTGTAATGAGTCATCTCATGTTCCATATCAACATATCTTACCTCCCTCATGTAATACTTCATCCGTTGTGAATGTGTATGATGCATGCCGTTCATCTTATGAAGAATCATCAAATCCAACAGTAACATTTCCTCCGCATCCGTTTCCAACAAATTCTTTACTTGATTTTAATGAGTATATGTATCAAAGTTATGGACCATCTTTTTCGTTAGCAGCTCAAGATGCACTTAAAAATACAGTGCTTAAAAGCGACGTCCACTGCCATGAATCGCCTACTTTAACGGAAAGCCATCCATCTTCTACATGTTTACCATACGTGCTCGATAGTTTCCATGATTCCAAGCATTTAATAGATCGACATGAAAGAACAAAAGATGCATCATCATTGTTACAATgtgattcgaataaaaccttTAAAGCTTCATGTGggccaaataaatttttttcattgcctatgaatgaaaatgtatgCAGCTGGTCTAATAAGCGACCGAGAGGTCGACCGAGAAAATATCCTTTGAACGACATGTCAAAAAAATCGTTGGAAGACGAAATGTCGTCTCTGGATGCCACGGCTCATCCTACAAATGctttagaagaaaatacaacagtttcgtttaaaacgaaattaGATTCGCTTCATTCATGTAATGAAGCATTGGGACAAAAGAGTTCATCTCAATTTGATTCTTcccttttttcattttcaaaacatttatataaaaaagctTTCCGTTGTCTTCAAAGTTTACGAGATCTTCAGCACACTGCTTGTTCTGAATCACTTCAACAACTTGAAGCATTTCCTTCTCAAGATGATATTTCCGAAGAATATGTTGCTTTAGGTGGACCTTTTACAAATTTAGCTATCGCACTGAGTATACAAGAAGAACATTCACTCCTTTTAAAACCAACGCAATTCCAAACGTGTCAAGATGCTTCTTCCACTATCTTACAACGTTTCAAGCACAGCATTCAACAATTAGCTGTTAATTTAACTGCATCCTTTGTTTGGTCTTCTTTTGATTCTCGAATTCCTGTAAGGGATATAGCAGCATCTCGATATCATTTAATAGCTTTACTTAACGATAGCCGTGTTTTTGTGTATCGTCacaa AACACACCCCTTAGTGACATCACGAGTGAATGAATGGGAACATGTTGAGATATTAGATAATTGTGCCATTGTCTCTGTTCGTATAGCCTCTGCAAACTTACCTGAAGATTGGAGAGAAAAATATCACTCAATAAAACgtcttgaaataattaaatcgattCGTCAAAAACTTCAGCTAAACAATATAGCCTTTCCTAGCAACGTGACCATATCTTCAAACGATATCACCATGGAAGAGCTGCGATTTTTCATAGAGCATGATCCACAAGGCATTTTATGCTGCCCGACGGCGTCCTTCAATCCTGATTGGCTTCCGGATCCCTTTGTTATTGCAGCTTTAGACCGGTGTGGTACCGTACGCATCGCCAAATGTTttggtttttttaattaccctATTGTACAAAAAGTCGCGGTCAACTCACCCCTTCATAATTTGACTCCtcttcaaggacatccaacttTGCCAAACACTACGTTGAACCAAGattcgtataataataataattatttcatcccTTTTTTATCTCAACCATTTCCTAATTCCTTA tTAAATGATAccgatataaatgtttattcagatggctttgaaaatttttcttattcgatTATAAAGAATTTGGTTGCTGTTAATCATCtagagaaacaaattaaactttCAGTTCCTCTTGAAAAGCTGGACGAGCATGGTGATACTCAGAAAGTTGTTGCCGAG GTTCAAGAAATAGCTCTAGCAGAATTAACAGAAGATTCTTTATTATGTTCAGAAGGTTCTAGTCCTGAGGTGGCTATGATACTGTATGCTTTAGCTAAAGATGAACACTCAGCTTTTGTTAAAGGAAAGAATTTATacattcgatttaaaaattttccaactggaccaacaaaa ATTTATTGCGGACCTCTTGGTCATTGTGGTTCCGTTCTTTTAGCTGACGGTACTGTATGGATGTGGACGGCTAAAGAAAAACTTAATGGATCATCTGAGGATAAATTAGGTGTTCTGATTTATCAG GTACAAGGAAGCTTACAGAAGAAAGTGGTAATCGATGTTGTTGGTATAGGCGCTGACTTTTTAGCTTTAACAACAGATGGTGTGGTTCATGAATGGAATTGTTATGATCCTTACATTTCAAAACGTCTGAAGGATACAACGATTCCACAAAGCGTCTTTCGCCCTAAAATACCGGAACCAATTGAACTAACCCCgacatttcaaaaaaaa CTTTTAGAAAGACGTGTTATTCATGATTTCATCTATAAAATCGGCACTTTCTCATCAGGAGATCCTCAAGCAAGTCATTTAACATCGTCCCAAACACAACCAGACTCCGTAGATACTTGTACTGTATCAGAACCTTCATTATCAACATTTGATTATGATTTAATGCATTCGAGCGGGtttcaaaaaaaagaacaaaatttaaatacaaccGGTCCCCagaaatcgaacgaaaataCTGACGTTTCAAATAACGTCAACAAtgcaacaaaagaaaatttttttgatGCGTTTCTTCCGCCTCCGCTACCCTCAGAGACTCGTAATTATcttttatgtgaaaaaaaaaagttatcttctcgaaatgaaaataaaagcataGATGACAATAGTtatatgaaagaaaacaattggGATCTTACAGATTACACAAGTGAAGCAATTTTAGAGAAACGGCGTCAGTATGAAATCAAAAATCGCTATCTAAAAGTACAagatattcaaagaaataCACCTGACTtaatagaaagaatttttctaatgGAAGgagtcactttttttttaaggggaAGTTCTTGCCaatattcttatattcttAATGATCTTGGAAGTTACCGATCgggaaaatatgaaagatgGCGAGATGTTTTTTCGTCAggtgaaaacaaaattttcaataaaaaccACGCTGAATGTTTTTTACGTACATTTAATCATCTTGGCAAACCTCTCAGTACAAATCCAGTTGTCTTAGCAcgtctgaaattaaaaacaacagAAAATCATATTGATCAACAACTTCGTGAAGAATTGAGAACGATGGCGGATGCAAGACCTCCAACGTATCGAGTAGTATGTTCACCTACTTCACTTTTAGTAGGTATATTACGTCGCTTCAATTTTACAGCTGAAGCACGTCAGCGCATTTTCCAACCTTTGCCGGTACTTGTTGCGGCGCACAACCCTAATCTGTATGTAGAAGCATTTTCCGGAGTTCGTTTAGAAGGTTTTCATTTACCTCTTCTTTCAAAAACTTCCTTATCTCCAACAACGtcttttaataacgatatgGGTAGTATGTATTATAATGATAGTGATGATGGTGATGATCAGGGAAGTATAATGacaggaagaaaaataatgcaaagGCGTGGTCGTGGTAGAGTTGGAAGACCTAGAGGTTCTCGATCATCCCAAAGAACATCACTTTCAAGTCAAAGGCAACGCGGCTcccattcgaataaaattctaacaaataatgttataGACAGCAGTAAAGATATAACTAGAGGGGATGCTTTGTCACTCGCTGAACCGACACCAGAACTACGGAAAAAACATCGAAACGAATCCGATTCCCATGTAGACGATGTTCAACCACAATTTTTGTCCACAAAATTTCcgacaaatgaaaaaaaaactgaatag
- the LOC128883478 gene encoding uncharacterized protein LOC128883478 isoform X2 translates to MELCQPKSSIELDMPNMIDHTTYEAFGEETLLSTTKDTPSSTPMETELGCQLEDHEKMFYSKNNMMDSSDVNGIDFPSPSNDIKGDHLTPTEETSKKLELSLDELIQQKHVKHWNTQRETRKSLVKQHGGARYHMDLNNGRSTGYQKKPSLVRKPPGIHGPSSKINFFHSSVLPYHGSNRSFHRMTLPHSKYLQGNTNDSMQSSSIFLNSNESSLPHFSSAALNLPYRISLRNATRLNHSISKSLFPPPHPDATLFPKSRNITPSYVDPLVLAEDFALAEVEISYPPPIEEGTDPSLVNSLIVKFKNTNVLTIRKASGDMILSSGGWKTLSTQLVLNHALKPLGLWIETKPTTNVFNSTELNDATKDVCMDSSEEKVNDKTLTPNYKKLPRSQQWVVMNGKFFVTNFHDDMVIGQIGVTHRSQLMARASVVAQHLKQIKNNALLRSNFTRNKNIPV, encoded by the exons ATGGAACTTTGTCAGCCGAAAAGTTCTATTGAATTAGATATGCCAAATATGATAGATCACACGACATATGAGGCATTTGGTGAAGAAACACTTTTATCTACTACTAAAGATACACCCTCTAGTACACCTATGGAAACTGAATTGGGTTGTCAATTGGAAGatcatgaaaaaatgttttatagtAAAAACAATATGATGGATTCTTCAGATGTAAACGGTATTGATTTTCCTTCACCTTCGAATGATATCAAAGGAGATCACTTAACTCCAACTGAAGAAACATCGAAAAAATTGGAACTCAGCTTGGATGaattaattcaacaaaaaCATGTTAAACATTGGAATACACAACGTGAAACTCGCAAAAGTTTAGTAAAACAACATGGCGGTGCACGTTATCATATGGATTTGAATAACGGTAGGAGTACTGGTTATCAAAAAAAGCCTAGTCTTGTACGAAAACCACCTGGAATCCATGGACCTtcttccaaaataaattttttccatTCCAGTGTTTTACCCTATCATGGTTCAAATCGTTCTTTTCATCGAATGACGTTACCTCATTCAAAATATCTACAAGGCAATACAAATGATTCAATGCAATCTTCATCTATTTTTCTCAATTCTAATGAGTCATCTCTGCCTCATTTTTCTAGTGCCGCCCTCAATTTACCATATCGCATCTCTTTACGTAATGCAACTCGTTTAAATCATTCTATTAGTAAAAGTTTGTTTCCCCCACCTCATCCGg aTGCAACATTATTCCCCAAATCAAGAAACA TAACGCCTTCGTATGTGGATCCACTCGTTCTAGCAGAGGATTTCGCTTTAGCAGAAGTGGAAATTTCATATCCTCCACCAATTGAAGAAGGAACCGATCCTTCTTTAGTCAATTCTCTTATCGTTAAGTTTAAAAACACAAATGTTTTAACTATACGAAAAGCATCGGGAGATATG ATTCTTAGTTCGGGCGGTTGGAAAACCCTCTCCACTCAATTGGTTTTAAATCATGCTCTTAAACCTCTTGGACTTTGG ATTGAAACTAAACCAAcaacaaatgttttcaattcaACTGAATTAAATGATGCGACCAAAGATGTGTGTATGGATTCGAGTGAGGAAAAAGTGAACGACAAAACCTTAACAccaaattacaaaaaattgcCTCGTTCACAACAATGGGTTGTAATGAATGGTAAattttttgtaacaaattttcacgATGATATG GTTATTGGTCAAATAGGAGTCACTCATCGTTCTCAACTTATGGCTCGTGCAAGTGTTGTGGCACAACATTTaaagcaaattaaaaataacgcgTTACTGCGTTCGAATTTcacaagaaacaaaaatattccagtttga